Below is a genomic region from Persicimonas caeni.
GCGTCCTGCCGATGGTGTCGGCAATGTCGCGGGCGCGGTACAGATGCTCGATCGCCTCGTCGGCGCGGCCCAGCCGGGCGAGCGCCTGGCCGGTGACCCCTTCGAGATCCATCAACAGACGTCGCTCGCAGTCGTGCTCCTCGACGAGGTCGCTGCCCCGGGCGAGCAGGGGGAGGCAGGCGTCGAAGTCGTTCAAGAATAGATAGGTCTGCGCGAGGCGGTAGCAGCAGGTGGCGACCAGGCAGGGGTCGTCGAGCGCCTCGGCCTCCTCGAGCGCGGCTCGAGCGAAGGTCGTGGCCAGCTCGCGCTTGCCGAGCACGGCCTTGGTCAAGCCGCGGAGGGCCTGGTTTTCGGCGCTCGCGCGTCGGGCCAGCGAGGGCGATTCGATGCGGTCGATCGCCTCGCAGCGCAGGTCGAGGAGCGTGAGGCATCGGTCGAACTCGGCGGCGTTGCCGCAGCGCATGGCGCCCTCGTACAGCGGAGCGAGGGCGTCTCGGTAGGCCTGCGCGGCCAAGAGGTGGCGGCCGAGGCGCTCGGCGAGTTGGGGCTCGTCGGCGTAGCGCGCCTGGAGCATGGCGGCGCAAACGCGATTGTGCGCGACGCAGCGCGCGCCTTCCCTGGCGCGACGCACGAGCGTCTCTCGCAGCATGCCGTGCGTGAAGCGAACGCCGGTGTCGGTCTCCTCGAGCAGCCGCTGTTGCAGCAGCGACTGGACGACGCGCGTCGGGAACGAGAGGGACGCGAGGTTCAAGCAGGCGCTCCACTCGTTCTCGTCGACCTCCTGGCCCAGCACCGCGGCGAGTTCGAGGGCGTGGAGGTTCGGTTCGTCGTCGTCGAGGAGTTCGTCGAGGCGGCTCGACCAGACGTCGAAGATGCTGTTGGGCACCGGCGCCTGCTCGTCGTCGGCGAGCACGAAGCCTCGCTCGCCGACCTCGAGCACGCCGCGATCGACCCAGTCGCCCACGAGTTGGACGGCGAAGAGAGGGTTTCCGCCGGTGCGGTCGGCCACTCGGCGGGCCAGCGGGGGGGCGAGGTAGAGCAGCTTTTCGATGAAGTCGGCCTGCTCGTGCGAGGTGAGCGGGCCGAGCTCGACGTGGGTGACGGCGTCGTCGAGGGCGAGGCGAGCGAGGCGCGCCTGGGTGCGCGTGTCGTCGGCGATCGCCTCGTCGCGCACGGTGCCGACGACGACGAGCGGCAGGTCGACGCACACGTCGCTGTCGAGGCAGAAGCGAAGAAAGGCGAGGCTGTCGGCCGACCACTGCAGGTCGTCGAGCCAGACGATGACCGCGCGGCGGCGGGCGATGAGGCCGAGGACACTCGCCACGAGCGCGTAGCGTTGCTCGGGGCGGGCGAACTGGATCTTTCGCTGCCCCGCGTCGACGTCGGCCTCGGTCGCAGGCGAGAGGATCTCGGCGAGCGCGTCGGGCTTGTAGGGGTCGTCGACGCCGCGCGCTCGGAACCAGTCGCGAAGCCGCTCGAGGACCTCGGCGCGGTCGAGGCCGGCGGTGCGAAAATGCCGGGCGAGCATCGTGCGAAGCCCCTCGCCGCCGCTGGTGTTGCGCCCGTGACGAGCCCGCAGGCAAATCGCCGCGCCTGTCTCTTGGGCGCGCTCGCACAGCCACTGCGCCAAAGAGCTCTTTCCCACCCCGGACGGCCCGCGAACGAGCGCCGCGCGCGGCTGTCGCGTCTGAAAGGTCTCGGCGAGGGTGCACCACAGCGCGTCGCGCTCGTCGTGGCGGCCGACCAGCGGGATATGGCGAAGCCCGTACAGGCCGAGGCCGGCTCCCAAGAGCTGCAATGAGGGGCGATGGTCTTTGATCTGCTGCCAATCGCTCGCCAGCGGCGCCGGCGTCGGCTCGAGCAGCGGGGCCGCGTCCTGCGGTGGGCTCGACGCGGGCGGCTCGCCGACTTCGGGGCTGGTGGCGTATAGCAGCTCGTCGGTGTCGGTCGAGTGGAGCAGGTTCTCGAGCGGCTGCAGCACAAGCGTGCTCGGCCGTGAGCCGACGTCGTAGCTGCCCTCGTAGTCCTGACGATCGTCGAGCGGGCTCATTTTGAGCAGGGGCCACGCGGCGTCGGCCGCGTTTTGGTAGCGCTCGAGCGGGTTTTTCTGGAGCAGCCGTCGCACCCAGGCCTCGAACTCCTCGGGGACCGCGATGCGCGGCTCGAGGCGCGGGACGGGGGCGCGCAGGTGCTTCTTGGCGACTTCGACGATCGATCTGCCCCGGTAGGGCGGCTCGCCGCAGGTCAGGTAGTAGGCGAGGCATCCGATGGAGTAGAGATCGGTCCAGGGGCCGATGTCTCGCCAGTGGCCGCGAAACTGCTCGGGGGACATGAACGCCGGTGTGCCGCAGGCGGCGCGGGGGGCGCCGTCGAGGCCCTCGGCGACAAACGCCAGGCCGAAGTCGGTCAATTTGATGCCGGTCCAGTCAGCGTCGTCGCCCAGCGAGACGTCGCCTAACAAAATATTGGCCGGCTTGATGTCGCGATGGACGACGCCGCGAGCATGAGCGTGGGCGAGGGCGTCGAGGAGCGACAAGAGGATCGAGCGGATGGACACGAAGGGAAATTGGCGATCGATGTCTGCAAGCGAACCCTTCGGGCAGAGCTCCATCGCCAGGTAGGGGCTCCCGGCGCGGAGCGCGCCGTACGTCGCCTCCTCGACCTCGCGGGAGACCTCGCCATAGTCGAAGACCGTGAT
It encodes:
- a CDS encoding serine/threonine-protein kinase is translated as MTATDTDAAIARLGPFDLLAFLGQGAMGQVWRARHRAQGVPAAIKVVTERRARLPDYRRHFRQETRAVAGLSHPGLITVFDYGEVSREVEEATYGALRAGSPYLAMELCPKGSLADIDRQFPFVSIRSILLSLLDALAHAHARGVVHRDIKPANILLGDVSLGDDADWTGIKLTDFGLAFVAEGLDGAPRAACGTPAFMSPEQFRGHWRDIGPWTDLYSIGCLAYYLTCGEPPYRGRSIVEVAKKHLRAPVPRLEPRIAVPEEFEAWVRRLLQKNPLERYQNAADAAWPLLKMSPLDDRQDYEGSYDVGSRPSTLVLQPLENLLHSTDTDELLYATSPEVGEPPASSPPQDAAPLLEPTPAPLASDWQQIKDHRPSLQLLGAGLGLYGLRHIPLVGRHDERDALWCTLAETFQTRQPRAALVRGPSGVGKSSLAQWLCERAQETGAAICLRARHGRNTSGGEGLRTMLARHFRTAGLDRAEVLERLRDWFRARGVDDPYKPDALAEILSPATEADVDAGQRKIQFARPEQRYALVASVLGLIARRRAVIVWLDDLQWSADSLAFLRFCLDSDVCVDLPLVVVGTVRDEAIADDTRTQARLARLALDDAVTHVELGPLTSHEQADFIEKLLYLAPPLARRVADRTGGNPLFAVQLVGDWVDRGVLEVGERGFVLADDEQAPVPNSIFDVWSSRLDELLDDDEPNLHALELAAVLGQEVDENEWSACLNLASLSFPTRVVQSLLQQRLLEETDTGVRFTHGMLRETLVRRAREGARCVAHNRVCAAMLQARYADEPQLAERLGRHLLAAQAYRDALAPLYEGAMRCGNAAEFDRCLTLLDLRCEAIDRIESPSLARRASAENQALRGLTKAVLGKRELATTFARAALEEAEALDDPCLVATCCYRLAQTYLFLNDFDACLPLLARGSDLVEEHDCERRLLMDLEGVTGQALARLGRADEAIEHLYRARDIADTIGRTLKLDNILWALGSCERHRGNLAEAETLLEDAIARGEQLGHQMTVARALVSLGDVVRLQGRLDDAAELYRRVLDYGHSERQHETLIGRLNLALVAIQTGDFDEAAPLLDRLEELYEERQNRTMLLYVAVMKLACLADRGAWAALDAHVDHVQRELDDTQLVDADVAICLDAAARLCSTANQPHHARRLYEAAAHQWEAAGAHEKAHATRKKLPQ